One Hymenobacter volaticus genomic region harbors:
- a CDS encoding outer membrane beta-barrel protein has translation MLNRHVAFCTLLVGTPLLSCAQSTAVPAEGAPAYRFYVGVGAYTSDHEYWGSRYGFPSTHPLQLTLGYHLRPRLALQLSGVSAATKGSHAGLVPQTSGPALPYSQTYANRSTSLAALARYTFTRTASHRLQVDGLGGFTVHHYTFDGTGSYPDGNAPGGFGSYDNHSRTTDVYLTAGASVRYRLTSHLEAVADGMVSTNLQGLRDVTQAGALGLRYTFGRR, from the coding sequence ATGCTAAATCGTCACGTTGCCTTCTGCACCCTGTTGGTGGGTACCCCCCTGTTGAGTTGCGCGCAATCGACTGCGGTCCCCGCTGAGGGGGCACCCGCTTATCGCTTTTATGTGGGAGTGGGGGCCTACACCAGCGACCATGAGTACTGGGGCAGCCGCTATGGGTTCCCATCTACCCACCCGCTACAGCTCACCCTCGGCTACCACCTGCGCCCCCGCCTCGCGCTGCAGCTGAGCGGGGTGTCTGCGGCCACAAAAGGGTCTCATGCGGGGCTGGTGCCGCAAACCAGCGGCCCGGCGCTTCCTTACTCGCAGACCTACGCCAACCGCTCTACTTCGCTGGCCGCGCTGGCGCGCTACACCTTCACGCGCACGGCCTCGCATCGGTTGCAGGTCGACGGGCTCGGCGGCTTCACGGTGCATCACTACACGTTTGACGGCACGGGTTCCTACCCCGATGGTAATGCGCCCGGGGGCTTTGGCAGCTACGACAATCATTCGCGCACGACAGACGTCTATCTCACAGCCGGTGCGAGCGTGCGCTATCGGCTCACCTCGCATCTGGAGGCCGTGGCCGATGGGATGGTGAGTACCAATCTGCAGGGCTTACGCGATGTGACGCAGGCGGGAGCCTTGGGCCTGCGCTATACCTTCGGCCGCCGGTAA
- a CDS encoding outer membrane beta-barrel protein gives MGAARYHYRGPGYCPTAEGTTAGWACRGLLAQVPFTPQGHLFGQTELLFNQQGYRLSHPETNYKARPRTSYLSLPVLVGVTSHHFFVLAGPQVNYVAAEREQYTSNGTLHPLDENPNTDASYYQRWQGALTGAVGYRFG, from the coding sequence GTGGGGGCGGCACGCTACCACTATCGTGGGCCGGGGTATTGCCCAACAGCCGAAGGTACAACCGCTGGTTGGGCTTGCAGGGGCCTGCTGGCCCAAGTTCCCTTCACCCCGCAAGGGCACCTGTTCGGGCAAACCGAACTGCTCTTCAATCAGCAAGGCTACCGGCTCTCGCATCCGGAAACCAACTACAAAGCCCGGCCGCGCACGTCCTACCTCTCCCTGCCCGTGCTCGTGGGCGTGACGAGCCACCACTTTTTTGTGCTGGCCGGGCCGCAGGTAAATTATGTAGCCGCCGAGCGCGAGCAATATACCAGTAACGGGACGTTGCATCCGTTGGATGAAAACCCAAACACCGACGCCTCGTATTACCAGCGCTGGCAAGGGGCGCTGACGGGGGCCGTGGGGTACCGCTTCGGGTAG
- a CDS encoding IPT/TIG domain-containing protein, whose amino-acid sequence MQTPGGQATTATSLHIIPAPVVTSFSPTQGPVGTPVTLTGRNFREEGLQDTIVLGGVAARILRATATSAEIEVPRGGARAF is encoded by the coding sequence GTGCAGACGCCCGGGGGGCAGGCCACCACGGCCACGAGCCTGCACATTATTCCCGCGCCGGTTGTTACGAGCTTTAGCCCCACGCAGGGACCAGTTGGGACCCCGGTCACCCTCACCGGGCGCAACTTCCGAGAGGAAGGGCTCCAGGACACGATTGTGCTAGGCGGGGTAGCCGCCCGCATCTTACGAGCTACGGCCACGAGCGCGGAGATAGAAGTGCCCCGGGGGGGCGCACGGGCGTTTTGA
- a CDS encoding T9SS type A sorting domain-containing protein gives MTAAGAGGRGQSSAVFHVTILPAGEAVTIFPNPTREKVTISWHHAQFVVEQVRIYDTLGRLIATEAVPSAAADELTVLLTSYRAGLYIAVIETPAGRVVKRITLL, from the coding sequence TTGACCGCGGCGGGTGCCGGCGGCCGGGGGCAATCCAGCGCCGTGTTTCACGTCACCATCTTACCGGCAGGCGAGGCGGTTACAATTTTCCCCAACCCTACCCGCGAGAAGGTTACCATCAGCTGGCATCACGCCCAGTTTGTGGTGGAGCAGGTGCGGATCTATGATACGCTAGGCCGCTTGATTGCCACTGAGGCGGTACCATCAGCGGCGGCCGACGAGCTAACTGTGCTGTTGACTTCCTACCGCGCCGGCCTGTACATAGCGGTCATCGAAACGCCGGCCGGCCGGGTTGTAAAGCGCATCACCTTATTATAA
- a CDS encoding M23 family metallopeptidase yields MSVALTARLTHMHSSLALPARLVLFPRDKPQVLAVLTPERPGYHFYYKCHFDLGMYTGQSPDPGNLIFPLPFKTPLDTIRPTPNPKQHVYTFALPAATPVVAVRGGIVALVRDNKQHSRRIRNFNRVIIYHHDGTYSCYENIAHNSVVVRPGQPIQQGEVIASFGGNKHQTALWFSVRYPDKTCSEAAPIVFSDGEKPIPFR; encoded by the coding sequence ATGTCTGTGGCCTTAACGGCCAGGCTAACCCATATGCACAGCAGCTTGGCGCTACCCGCCCGCCTGGTCTTGTTTCCCAGGGATAAGCCGCAGGTGCTGGCCGTGTTAACCCCCGAGCGGCCCGGCTACCACTTCTACTACAAGTGTCACTTTGATTTGGGCATGTATACCGGACAGTCGCCGGATCCGGGTAACCTGATCTTTCCCTTGCCTTTTAAAACGCCCCTCGATACGATCCGGCCCACGCCAAACCCCAAGCAGCACGTCTATACGTTCGCGCTTCCCGCCGCCACTCCCGTGGTTGCCGTTCGCGGCGGCATTGTGGCCTTGGTGCGCGACAACAAGCAGCATAGTCGGCGCATTAGGAATTTCAACCGCGTTATTATTTATCACCACGATGGCACCTACAGTTGCTACGAGAATATCGCCCACAACAGCGTGGTCGTGCGACCGGGCCAACCAATACAGCAAGGGGAGGTCATCGCTTCCTTTGGCGGCAACAAACACCAAACAGCGCTTTGGTTTTCCGTGCGCTATCCGGACAAGACCTGTTCCGAAGCTGCACCGATCGTTTTTTCCGACGGCGAGAAACCAATTCCTTTTCGTTGA
- a CDS encoding T9SS type A sorting domain-containing protein → MKPLFACSLLLGLTHVTMGQALTFQAATLPGNAGLAYDLVVADFNSDGRPDIATVNQTGTEVLLATGAGNFQLAAYSLNSSNSRLRCADINGDGTPDLLASSSAGGNIRLLVNSGNGTFSGVVTLNVHNSPVSWEFLAADFNRDGLADIVAPFGSLGAGLGPVMTLFNSSVSTATTGQLTGAAAPYLGGGDGLNQTLAYDVNADGFLDLITTAVCIPGRRPCPTGAHHNVFLNTPTGLAPAPDLPDNGNAFMLAQLDADALPDLIEAASNGFRVTYQAANGLFANPQAVPFSGSVSRPVSLPRIADFDQDGRPDLAGLCISNAAPQNSVVVVQRNLGNGQFEATPLVLPIGTGNRTAMEVADFNQDGHPDIAVIDGGRVKVFWNTTVLATRAATLTQVNLYPNPAQGRLHLQASGAAFPLQLTLLNALGQAVATHTLEAAAGSVDVAQLPAGWYTARLRDAHGRSKSVPLQLQ, encoded by the coding sequence ATGAAACCCCTGTTCGCTTGTTCCCTGCTGCTGGGCTTAACCCACGTCACGATGGGCCAGGCCCTTACATTTCAGGCCGCCACACTACCTGGCAATGCTGGCCTAGCCTACGATTTAGTTGTCGCCGATTTCAACTCCGACGGCCGGCCGGACATCGCCACCGTCAACCAAACCGGTACCGAGGTCCTGCTGGCGACCGGCGCGGGCAACTTCCAACTAGCTGCCTACAGCCTTAACAGCAGCAACTCCCGCCTTCGGTGCGCCGATATCAACGGGGACGGCACGCCCGACCTCCTGGCCAGCTCCTCCGCTGGGGGTAACATCCGGCTCCTGGTGAACTCCGGCAACGGTACTTTCTCCGGGGTCGTTACCCTAAACGTACACAACTCTCCTGTCAGCTGGGAATTCCTCGCCGCTGATTTCAACCGGGATGGTCTGGCCGATATAGTAGCCCCTTTTGGCTCCCTTGGGGCCGGACTTGGTCCGGTGATGACTTTGTTTAATTCCTCCGTTAGCACCGCAACCACCGGTCAGTTAACGGGCGCCGCCGCCCCTTACCTCGGCGGCGGAGACGGCTTGAATCAAACCCTGGCGTATGACGTCAACGCCGACGGCTTCCTGGATTTGATTACCACGGCCGTCTGTATCCCGGGGCGCCGGCCCTGTCCGACGGGTGCCCACCACAACGTATTTCTTAATACGCCCACCGGGCTGGCGCCAGCGCCGGACCTGCCCGATAACGGCAACGCGTTTATGCTGGCCCAGCTCGACGCCGACGCATTGCCTGATTTGATCGAAGCGGCCAGCAACGGCTTTCGCGTAACCTACCAAGCCGCCAACGGCCTCTTCGCGAATCCGCAAGCCGTGCCTTTTTCAGGCTCAGTTTCCCGTCCGGTTTCCCTGCCGCGGATAGCAGATTTCGACCAGGATGGTCGCCCGGACCTGGCGGGCCTGTGCATCAGTAACGCGGCGCCGCAGAATTCGGTGGTCGTCGTCCAGCGTAACCTGGGCAACGGGCAGTTCGAGGCCACCCCGTTGGTGTTGCCCATTGGCACCGGCAATCGCACCGCCATGGAAGTAGCCGACTTCAACCAGGACGGCCACCCCGACATTGCCGTCATCGACGGGGGCAGAGTGAAGGTGTTCTGGAACACAACCGTACTGGCCACCCGCGCGGCCACGCTAACGCAGGTCAACCTCTACCCCAACCCCGCCCAGGGCCGGCTGCACCTGCAAGCTTCGGGGGCCGCTTTCCCGCTGCAGCTGACCTTGCTTAACGCCCTAGGACAAGCCGTGGCCACGCACACGCTCGAGGCCGCGGCGGGCAGTGTGGACGTGGCGCAACTGCCCGCCGGCTGGTACACCGCCCGCCTGCGCGACGCGCATGGCCGCAGCAAATCCGTGCCCCTGCAGCTCCAGTGA
- a CDS encoding ParA family protein, translated as MSKIIAFTNQKGGVGKTTSTANIGAGLARAGQRVLLVDLDPQINLTRGLGLMDAEFNVYGALLHEYKVKAYPIQERLALIAGSPALSSFEKVKGDELDREFLLKDLLEPLRERCDYILLDCPPALGLITLNAYACADALYIPLEAQLYATEGLEKVLEMVARVKRRLNPTLAVGGIFFTRFDSRKVLRRETAEVVRDKYPELVLTSTIRETIALGEAPHLGQDIFSYAPASAGAADYQSLVQEILTR; from the coding sequence ATGAGCAAGATCATCGCATTCACCAATCAGAAAGGCGGAGTAGGAAAAACTACCTCCACGGCAAACATTGGCGCCGGCCTGGCCCGCGCCGGCCAGCGGGTGCTGCTGGTCGATTTAGACCCGCAGATCAATCTTACCCGGGGCTTAGGGCTGATGGACGCTGAGTTTAACGTCTACGGAGCCTTGTTGCACGAGTACAAGGTAAAGGCCTACCCTATTCAGGAAAGGCTGGCCTTGATCGCCGGCTCCCCGGCTTTGTCGAGCTTTGAAAAAGTGAAGGGCGACGAGCTGGATCGCGAGTTCCTGCTGAAGGATTTGCTGGAGCCCTTGCGGGAACGTTGCGACTACATCCTGCTGGACTGCCCCCCCGCCCTCGGGCTGATTACGCTCAACGCCTACGCGTGCGCTGATGCCCTCTACATTCCTTTGGAAGCGCAACTCTACGCTACGGAAGGGCTCGAGAAGGTACTGGAGATGGTAGCCCGGGTGAAGCGGCGCCTGAACCCGACCCTGGCCGTGGGCGGCATCTTTTTTACCCGCTTTGATTCACGCAAGGTTTTGCGCCGGGAAACCGCCGAAGTGGTGCGGGACAAGTATCCCGAACTGGTGCTCACGAGCACCATCCGCGAAACCATCGCCCTCGGGGAAGCCCCGCACTTAGGGCAGGATATCTTCAGCTACGCCCCCGCTAGTGCCGGCGCCGCGGACTACCAGAGTCTGGTGCAGGAAATTCTAACCCGTTAA
- a CDS encoding relaxase/mobilization nuclease domain-containing protein: MISRTTIGRSFAGLVRYQFAGRRDLPSDKQAEVLAAVGVRADSAVHMQRDFNRGRQLNPNLKLAVWHTSLSFNPDDAPQLDSAKMRVVAEDYVLKMGLDQTQYVIVRHHDQPDNQHLHIIVNRVGNDGKTIADGQNFFRSKKVLIELIREHGLTPPKGLRPEKQHPAQLRGVDKTRHEIREALRTVLATATDSKLFSEGLRKHGVDFKIYMSKEKQPAGISFAKDGQTFKGSAIHRSFSITGITKQVLANRAAQQATQELAARQAEKAELNATPHPAAQQPVAAPGQAPKGPELPAAERKWQAAYQAYTVKLAQLNAPIQAYNKLVDSYSRYLKAQPTEAGVEQVLKAITNDPQLAALRAELERQLAARAYHAAQWALSYGRQAELEKLAKGNFLGYKNAQAKEAAQMLEYLQDQNKVLPDLLQPLLLEFARAARAATRPPSLSASMQKRTINPKKWR, encoded by the coding sequence ATGATCAGCCGGACCACGATCGGGCGCAGCTTTGCGGGCCTTGTGCGCTACCAGTTCGCGGGGCGCCGGGACTTGCCCAGCGACAAGCAGGCCGAGGTGCTAGCGGCGGTGGGCGTGCGCGCGGATAGTGCGGTGCACATGCAGCGGGACTTCAACCGGGGGCGGCAGCTGAACCCCAACCTCAAGTTGGCGGTGTGGCACACGAGCTTGAGCTTCAACCCGGACGACGCGCCGCAGCTGGACAGCGCGAAGATGCGGGTGGTGGCCGAAGACTACGTGTTGAAGATGGGACTAGACCAGACGCAGTACGTGATTGTCCGCCACCACGATCAGCCCGACAATCAGCATCTGCACATCATCGTTAACCGGGTGGGCAACGACGGCAAGACCATAGCCGACGGGCAGAACTTCTTTCGCTCGAAGAAGGTGTTAATCGAGTTGATTCGCGAGCACGGGCTGACGCCGCCGAAGGGGCTGCGACCCGAGAAGCAGCACCCCGCGCAGCTACGCGGAGTGGACAAGACCCGGCACGAGATCAGGGAAGCACTGCGAACGGTACTGGCGACGGCGACGGACAGCAAGCTGTTCTCTGAGGGGCTCCGAAAACACGGGGTGGACTTCAAGATCTACATGTCCAAGGAAAAGCAGCCGGCCGGGATCAGCTTCGCCAAAGACGGGCAGACGTTTAAGGGGTCCGCGATCCACCGCTCCTTCAGCATCACGGGAATTACCAAACAAGTGCTGGCGAATCGGGCCGCGCAGCAGGCAACGCAGGAGCTAGCCGCCCGGCAAGCGGAAAAAGCTGAGTTGAACGCGACGCCCCATCCAGCGGCGCAGCAGCCGGTGGCCGCGCCGGGACAGGCGCCAAAAGGACCGGAACTGCCAGCGGCAGAGCGTAAGTGGCAAGCGGCCTACCAAGCTTATACAGTGAAACTCGCCCAGTTGAACGCGCCGATCCAAGCCTACAACAAGCTGGTGGATTCGTACAGCCGCTACCTGAAAGCGCAGCCGACCGAAGCGGGAGTGGAGCAGGTACTAAAGGCGATCACCAACGATCCGCAGCTGGCAGCTCTGCGGGCCGAGCTGGAACGGCAGCTTGCCGCGCGGGCCTACCACGCCGCCCAGTGGGCGCTTAGCTACGGCCGGCAGGCGGAACTGGAAAAGCTGGCGAAGGGCAACTTCCTCGGCTACAAAAACGCGCAAGCCAAGGAAGCGGCACAGATGCTGGAATACTTGCAGGACCAGAACAAGGTGTTGCCGGATCTGCTGCAGCCGCTGCTGCTGGAATTTGCCCGCGCCGCAAGAGCGGCCACTCGCCCCCCTTCACTATCGGCTTCGATGCAAAAGCGTACTATCAACCCGAAAAAGTGGCGATGA
- a CDS encoding nucleotidyl transferase AbiEii/AbiGii toxin family protein has translation MLDISSIPPERRYPAGLDLVLPALTRGLQHLGLNFFLVGAVARDLWLDTTLAATPRRRTLDVDLAVLVAHETEYQHLRSWLATHEQFHAPASSAFCLIHEPTGVQVDLMPFGGIADAEGRVHIAGSGLTSISVVGLAEVLTRATPVRVTDQITWQAVTLPGLVGLKLLAWDDRPEQRGKDGTDLRLILQHYHALITDVIFTRHYELLETLAVNTGYDLMCLAGIQVLGQELGALVSPSPPLHERLLRILTTQIQLNTASQLAQAMAQSISPADRTTPSVSQARQWLSFLLTGLQSSLTGYPTTSKN, from the coding sequence ATGCTCGATATCTCCAGCATCCCGCCTGAGCGCCGTTATCCCGCCGGGCTCGACTTGGTCCTGCCCGCGCTCACCCGGGGTTTACAGCACCTGGGCTTGAATTTCTTTTTAGTGGGGGCCGTCGCCCGCGACCTGTGGCTGGATACAACCCTGGCAGCAACTCCCCGGCGGCGGACGCTTGACGTAGACTTGGCCGTCTTAGTCGCGCACGAAACGGAGTACCAGCACTTGCGCTCCTGGCTGGCAACGCACGAGCAATTCCACGCGCCCGCTAGCAGTGCGTTTTGCTTGATTCACGAGCCGACTGGCGTCCAAGTGGATTTGATGCCCTTCGGAGGGATTGCGGATGCGGAAGGCCGCGTGCACATAGCGGGTAGCGGCTTAACCAGCATTTCCGTAGTGGGCCTCGCCGAAGTGCTGACCCGCGCTACCCCCGTACGGGTCACCGACCAGATCACCTGGCAGGCGGTGACCCTGCCCGGCTTGGTCGGGTTGAAGCTGCTGGCTTGGGATGACCGTCCGGAGCAACGCGGCAAGGACGGCACCGACCTGCGGCTAATTCTGCAGCACTACCACGCGCTCATTACCGACGTTATTTTCACTCGCCACTACGAGCTGCTGGAAACTCTTGCCGTTAACACCGGTTACGACCTTATGTGCTTGGCCGGTATCCAAGTGCTTGGCCAGGAGCTCGGGGCCTTGGTTAGCCCCTCCCCGCCCCTGCACGAACGCCTGCTAAGGATTCTAACCACTCAGATTCAGCTTAACACCGCCAGCCAGCTAGCCCAGGCCATGGCCCAGTCTATCAGCCCCGCCGACCGCACCACGCCCAGTGTCAGCCAAGCTAGGCAGTGGCTTAGCTTCCTGCTAACTGGCTTGCAAAGTTCACTTACCGGGTACCCTACTACCTCTAAAAACTAA
- a CDS encoding type IV toxin-antitoxin system AbiEi family antitoxin — protein sequence MGGEPAAHLLLAGYLQPEFFTLYSLATRPALMRQLGLVPDPTGNVEVRVPFTQTLPAAPAAPNCVPPLLVYADLILSGDARNHEVADQFYARYLQHPA from the coding sequence GTGGGGGGGGAGCCAGCCGCTCATCTACTGCTGGCAGGGTATCTGCAACCGGAATTCTTTACGCTTTACAGTTTGGCTACCCGGCCGGCGCTCATGCGGCAGTTGGGGCTAGTGCCTGACCCCACAGGTAACGTTGAAGTACGGGTGCCCTTCACTCAGACTCTACCCGCGGCTCCTGCGGCCCCTAACTGCGTCCCCCCGCTACTGGTGTATGCCGACCTAATCCTAAGCGGGGATGCCCGCAACCACGAAGTAGCCGACCAGTTTTATGCTCGATATCTCCAGCATCCCGCCTGA
- a CDS encoding DUF262 domain-containing protein, protein MNTTKSEKFASLFQNVEHAFEIPSYQRAYSWGETEITQFLTDLTDSTGSYYLGHYLFERKDESTLFVIDGQQRLTTCIIFFSSLVAELERRAAKGEAVKWDLMQIRDTYMKAPHNSRQRLQTVDNDNNFFVDEIVERTDCHTQEIDTKSKERIRKARLQFDKAFSAPERSSDELVKWGTLVAEASTTHLIVNNKVEAAQIFAFQNDRGKRLSDLELLKSYFMLQLLLSNAHSIQINSDIQYVEREFSKIYTKMVQVKSSEDNVLTYYWRAISGKGYDSPKVVAGVKEHLKKIDSPNKVGWIKDFVSGLAQAFAFVYSFERNPYQYAEDLRNLNNMALAYPILLKAYRARPSDRDIECLLRFLENITFRSLLRGDGLIFNPD, encoded by the coding sequence ATGAATACTACGAAATCCGAGAAATTTGCGTCCCTATTTCAAAATGTAGAGCACGCCTTCGAAATCCCTTCTTATCAGCGTGCTTATTCGTGGGGAGAAACCGAGATAACTCAGTTCTTAACTGACTTAACCGATTCCACTGGTAGCTACTATCTAGGCCATTACCTATTTGAAAGAAAGGATGAGTCCACCTTGTTCGTTATCGACGGGCAACAGCGCCTCACTACATGCATCATCTTTTTCAGCTCCTTAGTGGCAGAGTTAGAAAGACGTGCAGCCAAGGGAGAAGCTGTTAAGTGGGATCTGATGCAGATACGTGATACATACATGAAAGCACCTCACAACAGTCGCCAGAGGTTGCAGACAGTGGACAATGACAACAACTTCTTCGTTGATGAGATCGTTGAGCGAACAGACTGCCATACCCAGGAGATTGACACCAAATCAAAGGAGCGTATCCGTAAAGCCAGGCTTCAATTTGATAAAGCATTCTCTGCTCCCGAGCGCTCCAGTGACGAGTTAGTAAAGTGGGGCACTTTAGTGGCAGAGGCATCCACCACGCACCTTATTGTAAACAATAAGGTGGAAGCCGCCCAGATTTTCGCTTTCCAAAATGACCGGGGCAAACGATTGTCAGATTTGGAGCTTTTGAAATCGTATTTCATGCTTCAACTGCTACTGTCCAACGCTCACAGCATACAAATCAATTCCGACATTCAATATGTAGAGCGGGAGTTTTCCAAGATTTACACTAAGATGGTTCAGGTTAAATCATCTGAGGACAACGTCTTAACTTACTATTGGCGAGCAATCAGTGGTAAGGGTTATGATAGCCCCAAAGTGGTGGCGGGAGTTAAGGAGCACCTTAAGAAAATAGACTCGCCTAACAAAGTAGGGTGGATTAAAGACTTTGTTTCCGGGTTGGCTCAGGCTTTTGCCTTTGTCTACAGCTTTGAGAGGAATCCGTACCAGTACGCCGAGGATTTGCGCAACCTAAACAATATGGCTCTGGCCTACCCAATTCTGCTTAAGGCTTACCGGGCTCGTCCCTCGGATAGGGATATCGAATGCTTACTTCGATTTCTTGAAAATATCACTTTTCGTTCCCTACTCCGGGGGGACGGGCTGATATTCAATCCCGATTGA
- a CDS encoding HNH endonuclease family protein: MNQLLVQPITAESLRPKIAQLVSDLKASGWWWYWSDEAMQQCLESDFYQNRVDNYLLWKYELHISNKHHPKPTLVSYQDLISNESIEHIAPQTPTNGEPEVNGYGAYVDKVTPQEGIQSGGWLNSLGNLMLVSGPHNSRIGNHPFAEKLDSYGKDNLLMQQREIIEFLASKEGIIPKEKVIRWDKAAIQARHERLIVAANTIWNLDNILQD, from the coding sequence TTGAATCAGCTCCTGGTGCAACCAATCACGGCTGAGAGTCTACGTCCTAAAATTGCCCAGTTAGTGAGCGATCTAAAGGCCAGCGGGTGGTGGTGGTACTGGAGTGATGAAGCCATGCAGCAGTGCTTGGAATCAGACTTTTACCAGAACCGGGTCGATAACTACTTGCTGTGGAAGTATGAGCTTCATATCAGCAACAAGCATCACCCCAAACCTACCTTGGTGTCCTACCAGGACTTGATTAGCAATGAAAGTATCGAACATATAGCTCCACAGACTCCTACCAACGGTGAACCCGAGGTCAATGGGTACGGGGCCTACGTAGACAAAGTGACTCCCCAGGAGGGAATTCAGTCGGGAGGATGGCTCAATAGCCTGGGAAATCTGATGCTGGTATCTGGCCCGCACAACAGCCGGATTGGCAATCATCCTTTCGCCGAAAAGCTGGACTCATATGGCAAGGACAATCTATTAATGCAACAACGTGAAATCATCGAGTTTTTAGCTAGTAAGGAGGGCATCATCCCAAAGGAAAAGGTTATACGGTGGGATAAGGCAGCCATTCAAGCTCGGCATGAGCGTCTTATCGTTGCGGCTAACACCATTTGGAATTTAGATAATATTCTGCAGGATTAA
- a CDS encoding nucleoside triphosphate pyrophosphohydrolase — protein MEYRKLIRDYIPAIITAAGRSCETRVLDQQEFLVALREKLVEEAQEVRTAREDQLPTELADVLEVFETLLAAHGVSMEEVRLLQAERRRDRGGFASRLQLIRVQE, from the coding sequence ATGGAATACCGAAAACTAATTCGCGATTATATTCCTGCTATAATCACCGCCGCCGGGCGTAGCTGCGAAACGAGAGTGCTGGACCAGCAAGAGTTTCTAGTTGCTCTCCGGGAGAAATTGGTGGAAGAGGCGCAGGAGGTGCGCACCGCTAGGGAAGACCAATTACCCACGGAGTTAGCAGATGTACTGGAAGTGTTTGAGACTTTGCTCGCAGCCCACGGAGTAAGCATGGAAGAAGTACGGCTTTTGCAGGCCGAACGGCGGCGAGACCGGGGCGGGTTTGCCAGTCGTTTGCAATTAATCCGCGTGCAAGAGTAG